A genomic window from Sulfurospirillum multivorans DSM 12446 includes:
- a CDS encoding LptM family lipoprotein, with product MLNIIKGLCIILSLTFLTGCGTKGLYHEDYVSKEIKPNLNKVSNTKVCLKDYANVIAVRSNSRPNVPATEIALNAGEINTNILNLFTKQYFTKVEKNCGNESIYIDSYIQSFKFDLHTFGGGEIFVLNNIKVFKDNKIILEKTYDIQADNKIVLGIFAIKDTAFDSVIELYHRALFEFYETEFKKDLIEGPFRILCQSGKITNTQGHRYEDRNRRRAICSRY from the coding sequence ATGTTAAATATAATTAAAGGATTATGTATTATTTTATCTTTGACATTTTTAACTGGTTGTGGAACAAAAGGTTTATATCATGAAGATTATGTTTCTAAAGAAATCAAACCTAATTTAAACAAAGTTTCTAATACAAAAGTTTGTTTGAAGGATTATGCTAATGTAATTGCTGTTAGGTCTAATTCAAGACCTAATGTTCCTGCTACTGAAATTGCTCTCAATGCAGGAGAGATTAATACAAATATATTAAATCTTTTTACTAAACAATATTTTACTAAAGTGGAAAAAAATTGTGGTAATGAGTCTATTTATATAGATTCATATATTCAAAGTTTTAAATTTGATTTACATACTTTTGGGGGAGGTGAAATATTTGTCTTAAATAATATAAAAGTTTTCAAAGACAATAAAATTATTTTAGAAAAAACATATGATATTCAAGCTGATAACAAAATTGTATTAGGAATTTTTGCGATTAAAGACACTGCCTTTGATAGTGTAATTGAATTATATCATAGAGCACTTTTTGAATTTTATGAAACAGAATTCAAAAAAGATCTCATAGAGGGACCGTTCAGAATTCTGTGTCAATCGGGTAAAATAACAAATACCCAAGGACACAGATATGAAGATAGAAATAGACGTAGAGCAATTTGCTCAAGATATTAA
- a CDS encoding primase-helicase family protein has translation MNNSQLHDLNKSLKYLTKDQIFKVIDSLRELDLIANEVHLEEILKSGQISENIFLFKDEKEGYIIERDGQIDNLSENAVKSYLVQKYNYFNLAFLSSRMLVIPMLKKIFNPLEISKIYNEGEIKYFNTFLPSPYVKASLSVETRHDLDIEFVKREYNYIYTLLENLFKKDEYIEYFLNWISCVVNTRQKIGTCLIIRGTQGAGKNFLLDHILKPLVGEDYAIEQDNDRLNSKFNSHLIESLIVCWNEIKGDFRDSSTTADKMKSLITESKIVLEKKGQDVDTKTHTYFNSIIFSNHSLPFQIDIDDRRFTVIETNSINLSDYVQKKHDIKYSEFESFIEKFDSQVSSFLNYIVSLKYSISKARKSLDTESKRGIAEASSSQLTKLKHKLKARTPESIQWIFNTFCEMFVASEDINKTQFDITLKRFLKEVCIGKVSIASLTFAYKFYVNQDAINSKIQKDLQVEFGETKRNSSVGYKYLGEEIECNLESLFAEEEELNNPLEDREFDKVIDKIYNGK, from the coding sequence ATGAATAATTCACAGTTACACGACTTAAATAAAAGTCTAAAATATTTAACAAAAGACCAAATCTTTAAAGTTATTGATTCATTAAGAGAGCTTGATTTAATAGCAAATGAAGTTCACTTAGAAGAGATATTAAAAAGCGGTCAAATATCAGAAAATATCTTCTTATTCAAAGATGAAAAAGAAGGATATATTATTGAAAGAGACGGACAGATAGATAATCTATCAGAGAATGCTGTTAAATCATATTTGGTTCAAAAATACAACTATTTTAATTTAGCTTTTTTATCTAGCAGGATGCTTGTTATTCCGATGTTAAAAAAGATATTCAATCCTTTAGAAATAAGCAAAATTTACAATGAGGGTGAGATTAAATACTTTAATACATTCTTACCTTCACCATATGTCAAAGCTTCGTTATCAGTAGAAACTAGACACGACTTAGATATTGAGTTTGTAAAAAGAGAATACAACTACATATATACGCTTTTAGAAAATCTTTTCAAAAAAGACGAGTATATAGAATACTTTTTAAACTGGATTTCTTGTGTTGTCAATACACGTCAAAAAATAGGAACGTGTTTAATCATTAGAGGAACTCAAGGAGCAGGTAAAAACTTCTTATTAGATCATATCTTAAAACCTCTTGTAGGTGAAGATTATGCTATAGAACAAGATAATGACCGGTTAAATTCAAAATTCAATTCACACTTAATTGAGAGCTTAATTGTATGTTGGAATGAGATTAAAGGTGATTTTAGAGACTCAAGCACAACAGCAGACAAAATGAAATCTCTCATTACTGAATCAAAAATTGTATTAGAAAAAAAAGGTCAAGACGTTGACACTAAAACTCATACATATTTCAATAGCATAATCTTTTCTAATCACTCACTCCCGTTTCAGATTGATATAGACGATAGAAGATTTACAGTTATTGAAACTAATTCAATAAATCTATCTGATTACGTTCAAAAAAAACACGACATCAAATATAGTGAATTTGAATCATTTATAGAAAAATTTGATAGTCAAGTTAGCAGCTTTTTAAATTACATTGTCTCTTTAAAATATAGTATCTCAAAAGCTCGTAAGAGTTTAGATACAGAATCAAAAAGAGGAATTGCGGAAGCATCATCAAGTCAATTAACAAAATTAAAACACAAATTAAAAGCGAGAACACCTGAATCAATACAATGGATTTTTAATACTTTTTGTGAAATGTTTGTAGCTTCCGAAGATATAAACAAAACACAGTTTGATATTACTTTGAAACGGTTTTTAAAAGAGGTATGTATCGGAAAAGTATCTATTGCTTCTTTAACGTTTGCATACAAATTTTACGTTAATCAAGACGCTATAAATTCAAAAATTCAAAAAGATTTACAGGTTGAATTTGGAGAAACAAAAAGAAATTCATCCGTTGGATATAAATACCTTGGTGAAGAAATTGAGTGCAATTTAGAGTCTCTTTTTGCTGAAGAAGAAGAGTTAAATAATCCTCTTGAAGATAGAGAATTTGATAAAGTAATCGACAAAATATACAACGGAAAATAA
- a CDS encoding replication initiation protein, producing MYLNKTQTNTFKENLQNGSYSDNEIALSLDFYNEENGLNNENKKVDRVSMQISLQILRLGFLLSNKSFIVLKDYIFNQNELLSFLNEMSIKNFIDMDYQLLLLDNSTLSKVFKELKNITIYHRALNKEVKLFGKCEIKNNSIVLNMNHPIKEALLKNSFKILETTFNKIEFSKKEKKFLTLKRTQLIYIFLQMKRMKINSEVHISLSDLIYFFCEPNSNKRFQYIRKEILKVPLKKISELNAFTVSYREFINRDLSKKPIGLLFNFN from the coding sequence ATGTACTTAAATAAAACGCAAACCAATACATTCAAAGAGAATTTACAAAATGGTTCATATTCAGATAACGAAATTGCATTAAGCTTGGATTTTTACAATGAAGAGAATGGATTAAATAATGAGAATAAAAAAGTAGATAGAGTATCTATGCAAATATCTTTACAAATATTAAGACTCGGATTTTTATTGTCTAATAAAAGTTTTATAGTTCTAAAAGATTACATCTTTAATCAAAATGAATTACTAAGCTTTTTAAATGAAATGAGCATTAAAAATTTTATAGATATGGATTATCAATTATTGCTTCTTGATAATTCAACTTTGAGTAAAGTTTTCAAGGAACTAAAGAATATAACTATTTATCATAGAGCATTGAACAAAGAAGTAAAACTCTTTGGTAAATGTGAGATTAAAAATAATAGCATTGTTCTAAATATGAATCACCCTATTAAAGAAGCTCTATTAAAAAATTCTTTCAAAATTCTTGAAACCACTTTTAACAAAATTGAATTCAGCAAGAAAGAAAAAAAGTTCCTAACATTAAAAAGAACTCAACTGATTTATATTTTTTTACAAATGAAAAGGATGAAAATAAACAGTGAAGTTCATATAAGCTTGAGTGACTTAATATATTTTTTTTGTGAGCCAAATTCTAACAAAAGATTTCAGTATATAAGAAAAGAGATTCTAAAAGTTCCACTGAAAAAGATTAGTGAGCTTAATGCTTTTACTGTTTCATATAGAGAATTTATCAATAGAGATTTATCAAAAAAACCTATCGGTCTTTTGTTCAACTTCAATTAA
- a CDS encoding IS256 family transposase — protein sequence MKIEIDVEQFAQDIKAGKSIGGSNGALGSLIKQLTEAALAAEIDSHLSQDLNRNRKNGYSSKTMKSDHGAFELDVPRDRNGSFEPEIVKKNQTSMTSEIEEKILSLFALGNSYSQIAKHIEDFYCVGFSKATISAVTDKIIPMLQEWKTRPLEAVYPFIFLDAIHYKVKEDGRYISKAFYTVLGVRVDGKKEVLGLYLNESEGAKFWLQVLTDLQNRGVKDILIASVDGLKGFPEAINSVFPDTEVQLCVVHQIRNSLKYVGSAYQKQFAKELKAVYQAFTKEEAEFELDKLEEKWGKKYPIVFQSWRNKWDNLSVYFQYPEDIRRVIYTTNIIESVHRQFRTLTKTKGAFPNDDSLLKLLYMGIQNAQQKWTMPIRNWSLTISQLAIHFEGRLDDALNL from the coding sequence ATGAAGATAGAAATAGACGTAGAGCAATTTGCTCAAGATATTAAAGCCGGCAAGAGTATTGGTGGCTCAAATGGAGCCTTAGGATCACTCATCAAACAGCTAACCGAAGCCGCGCTAGCAGCTGAGATAGATTCGCACCTCTCCCAAGACCTCAATAGAAATCGAAAAAATGGCTATAGTTCAAAGACTATGAAAAGCGATCATGGTGCCTTTGAACTTGATGTTCCAAGAGACCGTAACGGTAGCTTTGAACCTGAAATCGTAAAGAAAAACCAGACCAGCATGACGAGTGAAATCGAAGAGAAGATTCTTTCTCTCTTCGCACTTGGCAATAGCTATTCCCAAATAGCCAAACACATAGAGGATTTTTACTGCGTAGGCTTCTCTAAAGCCACTATAAGCGCCGTAACCGACAAGATAATACCAATGCTTCAAGAGTGGAAAACAAGACCCTTAGAAGCTGTGTATCCATTTATATTCTTAGATGCCATTCACTACAAAGTAAAAGAGGATGGTCGCTACATCTCAAAAGCATTTTATACAGTGCTTGGTGTTCGAGTGGATGGCAAGAAAGAAGTCTTGGGACTTTACCTCAATGAAAGTGAAGGCGCCAAATTCTGGCTACAGGTGCTTACCGATTTGCAAAACCGTGGCGTTAAAGATATCCTCATTGCTTCGGTAGATGGGCTTAAAGGCTTTCCAGAAGCGATAAACTCAGTCTTTCCAGATACGGAGGTGCAACTCTGTGTAGTTCACCAAATACGCAACAGTCTCAAATATGTGGGCTCTGCTTATCAAAAACAATTTGCTAAAGAACTCAAAGCCGTCTATCAAGCTTTTACCAAAGAAGAAGCAGAATTTGAGCTTGATAAGTTGGAAGAAAAATGGGGTAAAAAATACCCTATCGTCTTTCAATCTTGGAGAAATAAATGGGATAATTTATCTGTCTACTTCCAATATCCAGAAGATATACGTAGAGTTATTTACACAACTAATATCATCGAATCAGTCCACCGCCAGTTTAGAACTCTAACGAAAACCAAAGGTGCTTTTCCCAATGATGATAGCCTGCTAAAACTACTTTATATGGGGATTCAAAATGCCCAGCAAAAATGGACTATGCCAATTAGAAACTGGAGCTTAACAATCTCTCAATTAGCCATTCACTTTGAGGGACGGCTTGATGACGCTTTAAACTTATGA